The proteins below come from a single Kryptolebias marmoratus isolate JLee-2015 linkage group LG12, ASM164957v2, whole genome shotgun sequence genomic window:
- the LOC108245365 gene encoding cytosolic phospholipase A2 gamma: MEEEWGIFHACPERSIAAQERKYVSSRWFSKRSKMADRKHSKKAIRQSPSLCAGELDYINRRKHVVLQALCSKGINCSMDSVPHIALLASGGGQRAAVGLMGSLYQMEKDGLLDTLLYIAGVSGSTWSMASLYSDPQWSSNMDDAVSRLSSFEVELEQVLAWVGERSKEENFSLSDIWGVLTTAGIMKQMDVRHLSHEANRDVTNPYPIYCAVEKYCFSNGLFEGKWFELSPHEAGFTELGLFVDTSLLGCKFQGGELLEKKPEMDIVWLQGVLGSMLADEETLKESLNDLGHIDDDDAEKYLHAYKVFNNLISLIRSTLKDPTAMSDLDQLQKALKDKVDWKDTVQLNSKSPEERKSLFQQLNQELLAEVETWSQSLEDRDFKPHVSFIREQILPLICKWEWGTTNNFLYQYQDSSVPACLRAKEQFHLIDAGLLVNVAYPSFLGEKRDIDLIIAPEYSAGNMFETLTLARAYATKAMKPFPEIDDKILEDRDWPKDCYVFEGKDKEPTIIYMPLFNQQNCKDAEEFKAKMEEFTTLQRPYSQEKIVVLLETVKSNIRNNRETLLREINNAVIRQKNKRPEQDGL, from the exons ATTAACAGAAGGAAGCATGTAGTTCTGCAGGCACTCTGCAGCAAGGGCATCAACTGTTCAATG GATTCTGTTCCCCACATTGCCTTGTTGGCATCTGGTGGGGGTCAGAGGGCAGCGGTAGGTCTGATGGGTTCCCTTTATCAGATGGAAAAGGACGGTCTCCTGGACACTTTGCTCTACATAGCAGGAGTTTCTGGATCAACATG GTCTATGGCATCTCTGTACAGTGACCCCCAGTGGAGCTCTAACATGGATGATGCTGTTTCCAGACTGTCTAGTTTTGAGGTTGAGCTAGAACAGGTTCTGGCCTGGGTGGGTGAACGATCTAAAGAAGAAAATTTCTCTCTTAGTGACATCTGGGGGGTCCTAACCACTGCTGGGATCATGAAACAG ATGGATGTACGGCACCTTTCCCATGAGGCCAACAGGGATGTCACCAACCCTTATCCCATCTACTGTGCTGTAGAGAAGTATTGCTTCTCAAATGGGCTATTCGAAG GGAAATGGTTTGAGTTGAGCCCCCATGAAGCAGGATTCACAGAGTTAGGCCTCTTTGTTGATACTTCTCTCCTGGGTTGCAAGTTTCAGGGAGGAGAGCTGCTGGAGAAGAAACCAGAGATGGACATTGTCTGGCTCCAAG GTGTTTTAGGCAGCATGTTGGCTGATGAGGAGACACTCAAAGAGAGTCTGAATG aCCTTGGACACatcgatgatgatgatgctgagAAGTATCTGCACGCATACAAGGTCTTTAATAACCTGATATCTCTGATCAGAAGCACCCTAAAGGATCCTACAGCAATGTCTGATTTGGACCAACTGCAAAAAGCACTAAAAG ACAAGGTAGATTGGAAAGACACTGTGCAGCTGAATTCCAAAAGtccagaggaaagaaaaagtctGTTCCAGCAGCTGAACCAGGAGCTGCTGGCAGAAGTCGAGACTTGGAGCCAAAGTCTGGAGGACAGAGACTTCAAACCACATG tttcttttATTAGAGAGCAAATCCTTCCTCTTATATGCAAATGGGAATGGGGAACAACCAACAACTTCCTCTACCAATACCAAG ATTCCTCAGTTCCAGCTTGTCTCCGAGCTAAAGAACAGTTTCACCTGATAGATGCTGGGTTGTTGGTCAACGTGGCCTACCCTTCATTTCTGGGGGAGAAGAGAGACATTGACCTGATCATTGCACCAGAGTACAGCGCTGGAAACATGTTTGAG ACTCTAACTCTTGCACGAGCCTACGCAACAAAGGCAATGAAGCCTTTCCCAGAGATTGATGACAAAATACTGGAGGACAGAGACTGGCCAAAGGACTGCTACGTCTTTGAGGGGAAAGACAAGGAGCCAACCATTATCTACATGCCACTCTTCAACCAACAAAACtgcaaag ATGCAGAggagtttaaagcaaagatggaGGAGTTCACCACCTTACAACGTCCCTACAGCCAGGAAaagattgttgttttgttggagACAGTAAAATCTAACATCAGGAACAACAGGGAGACTCTGCTGAGAGAAATAAACAACGCTGTGATCCGCCAAAAGAACAAGAGACCTGAGCAAGATGGGCTGTAA
- the rpl23 gene encoding 60S ribosomal protein L23, which translates to MSKRGRGGSSGAKFRISLGLPVGAVINCADNTGAKNLYIISVKGIKGRLNRLPAAGVGDMVMATVKKGKPELRKKVHPAVVIRQRKSYRRKDGVFLYFEDNAGVIVNNKGEMKGSAITGPVAKECADLWPRIASNAGSIA; encoded by the exons ATGTCTAAGAGAG GACGTGGTGGTTCGTCTGGAGCAAAGTTCCGCATTTCACTGGGTCTCCCTGTGGGAGCGGTCATTAACTGCGCTGACAACACAG GTGCCAAGAACCTATACATAATCTCTGTGAAGGGCATCAAGGGTCGTCTGAACAGACTCCCTGCTGCAGGAGTGGGTGACATGGTCATGGCCACGGTCAAAAAAGGCAAACCAGAACTCAGGAAGAAGG TGCATCCTGCGGTGGTGATACGGCAGCGGAAGTCGTATCGGCGAAAGGATGGTGTGTTTCTCTACTTTGAAGACAACGCTGGTGTTATAGTGAACAACAAAGGAGAAATGAAAG GTTCAGCCATCACAGGGCCAGTAGCAAAAGAGTGTGCTGACCTGTGGCCCAGGATTGCTTCCAATGCTGGCAGCATAGCCTGA